The Pyxidicoccus sp. MSG2 DNA segment GGGCCCACGTGGAGAAGGCGCTCCGGGGGCCCGACCCGGAGATTCAGCAGCAGGCGGCGGCCCTGGAGCGTGCGCTCGTGGCCACATCCCCGCGCTGAAAAGCACGACGGGCGGCCTCCCCCTGGGGGAAGCCGCCCGCCTTGCTTCATCGACTGCGCGGTGTGACTACGGCCGCGTGTAGTTGATGGTCAGGTTGTACGAGGCCGTACCCGAGCCGGCGCCGCGCACCATGATGTGCGCCGCCGTCTGGCCGGCGGGCACCGTCAGCGAGCACGTCTCCGACGCGCCGGACGTGTTCGGCCGGCAGTCGTAGGCGTTCTGGGTGGGCTGCGTGCCGAAGCGGACGTACAGGTTGGGGTTGAGCGTGCCCGTCATCACCACGCTGAAGGTGGTCCCGGGCACCACGGAATACGGGCCGTAGCGGTCGTTCTCGTTCTTCGTCACCGTGCCGGACGCCGTCGTCGTCGTCGGAGTCCCGCCCGTGCCACCGCCGCCGTACGTGCCCGTGAGTGTCAGGCCGGAGTAGGAGCTGTAGCCGTTCACCATGACGTACCAGGTGCCGGCCTGCGGGTTGGTGAAGTTGCACGTCTCCGCGTTGCCACCGGTGTACGGCCGGCAGTCGTAGGTGCCGGTGTTCGGCGCGCTGCCGAAGCGCACGTACAGGTCCGCGTCACCCGTGCCACCGGCGGTCTCGAACTTCAGGCTCGTCTGACCGGCGGGCACCTCGAGCGTGTAGTACTTCTTGCTGTTGGCGCTGCCGGACAGGCCCGTCACCGGCACGCCGTTGGTCAGCGGGTTCGTCACCGGCGGCGGGGGCGGCACGCCGACGGCGAGCCACGCGTCCGTCACGGCCTGCACCGTGGCCGCGTCGTAGCCGAGCGCCTGTGCGGCCTGGATGGTGTACGTCTTCGCCTGCTCGAAGGTGGTGCTCGGCGTGAAGAGGTCCGTGTTGGCCTTGTAGAAGATGCGGCCGGCCTTCTCCGGGCCAATCGCCGTCACGTTGATGCTCGTCTTGCCGCGCGGGTGCGTGCCGCCCTTGGAGAGCAGCGCGAAGACGAGGTTGCTGATGCCGGAGCTGTAGTGCACGTCCACGCCGGACGAGTAGTCGCCGTAGAAGTCCAGCGAGGCGTCGTCCGCCGCCGGGTCGTCCATGTAGCGCAGGGCGTCTCCGGAGATGCCGGGCGTCCAGATGTCCTCGCCCACCTTGAAGACGTCCGCGTCCGTGGCCCAGCCGCGCGTCCAGCTCTCGCACACGCCGGAGAAGATGTCGGACATGGACTCGTTGAGGCCGCCGGACTCACCCGAGTAGATGAGGTCCGACTCGGTGTCCGTCACCGCGTGGGTCAGCTCGTGGACGGTGACGTCCAGGTCCTTGCCCAGCTCGATGGAGTCCACGCCGTTGCCGTCGCCGTACACCATCTGCGTGCCGTCCCAGTAGGCGTTCACGTAGTTGGTGCTGTAGTGCACGGTGCTGGTCAGCGTCGCGCCCGCGTTGTCATACGAGTTGCGGCCGAACAGCGTCTGGTAGCAGTTGTACGTGGTGCCGAGCTGGTCGTAGTTCATGTCCACGTGCGCGTCGCCAATGGCGGCCTGGCCCTCGCTGCGCTTCAGCGTGCCCGGCGTGGTGGACGTGTTGTTGGCGCTGTAGACGCGGCGGTTGAGGGCCGAGTGGATCTGCGGGTGCACGGCCAGCACGCCGCCGCGCTGCGCGTCCACGTAGACGAGGTCATCGGCGGGCATGCCGTCGCGCTCGCCCACGGTGCGCACCTGCCAGGCCAGCCGCGCCTCGCCGGAACCGTCGGTGTGGATGAAGACGAGGGTGGCGGGGCCGCGCGCGGTGGAGCCGCTCGCGCCGGAGCCCAGCTCCGCGGCCTTCAGCGCCGCGGCGGAGGCCACCGTCGGCTCCGCGGAGACCTTGCCGCTGCCGTGGGCCGTGCCGTTGGCCGCGTAGATCTGGCCCTTCGAGTCCGCGTGGATGACGAGCTCGGCGCCCACCACGGGGAGGCCCTGGAGGAGCTGCCGGAAGCGCAGGTGCTTGTGGCCCTGGGCGTCCACGGTGGAACGACGGAAGACCAGGTCGTCGTTGCGCAGGCGGAAGGCCGCGGAGATGCCGGCCAGCGCCTCGCGCGCCTCGCCACCGGCGTCCAGGC contains these protein-coding regions:
- a CDS encoding M4 family metallopeptidase, with translation MSNRFSRTFWAAWLGAGLAACGSAQPESEQPAAGAAKDADIQAALARLPGAEVLGREGEVPYFIRGELGQLATDSAQKARLDAGGEAREALAGISAAFRLRNDDLVFRRSTVDAQGHKHLRFRQLLQGLPVVGAELVIHADSKGQIYAANGTAHGSGKVSAEPTVASAAALKAAELGSGASGSTARGPATLVFIHTDGSGEARLAWQVRTVGERDGMPADDLVYVDAQRGGVLAVHPQIHSALNRRVYSANNTSTTPGTLKRSEGQAAIGDAHVDMNYDQLGTTYNCYQTLFGRNSYDNAGATLTSTVHYSTNYVNAYWDGTQMVYGDGNGVDSIELGKDLDVTVHELTHAVTDTESDLIYSGESGGLNESMSDIFSGVCESWTRGWATDADVFKVGEDIWTPGISGDALRYMDDPAADDASLDFYGDYSSGVDVHYSSGISNLVFALLSKGGTHPRGKTSINVTAIGPEKAGRIFYKANTDLFTPSTTFEQAKTYTIQAAQALGYDAATVQAVTDAWLAVGVPPPPPVTNPLTNGVPVTGLSGSANSKKYYTLEVPAGQTSLKFETAGGTGDADLYVRFGSAPNTGTYDCRPYTGGNAETCNFTNPQAGTWYVMVNGYSSYSGLTLTGTYGGGGTGGTPTTTTASGTVTKNENDRYGPYSVVPGTTFSVVMTGTLNPNLYVRFGTQPTQNAYDCRPNTSGASETCSLTVPAGQTAAHIMVRGAGSGTASYNLTINYTRP